One genomic window of Eggerthella timonensis includes the following:
- a CDS encoding pirin family protein: MIKVIKHENMGRSDRGWLHSLFHFSFAEYYNPDNIKFGALRVVNDDRFDPHGGFDTHPHDNMEIISYVVDGQLTHRDSLGNGSRLERGDVQYMSAGSGIMHSEFNDTSEPLRFLQIWILPDEKNVEPNYGDHRFDWEDRVGKWMPIASGEEGFAPIRIHQDMRVLVSAIGADEMLYYDLDPARQAYLIQIEGEGMVNGNELAEGDAAEITATREITVRAKTPSHYILFDMAADEA; this comes from the coding sequence ATGATCAAGGTCATCAAGCACGAGAACATGGGCCGCAGCGACCGCGGTTGGCTGCACAGCCTGTTTCATTTCTCGTTCGCCGAGTACTACAATCCCGACAACATCAAGTTCGGAGCGCTGCGCGTGGTCAACGACGACCGGTTCGATCCGCACGGCGGATTCGACACGCATCCGCACGACAACATGGAGATCATCAGCTACGTCGTGGACGGCCAGCTCACCCATCGCGACAGCCTGGGCAACGGCAGCAGGCTCGAACGCGGCGACGTGCAGTACATGAGCGCCGGAAGCGGCATCATGCACAGCGAGTTCAACGACACGAGCGAGCCGCTGCGCTTTCTGCAGATATGGATCCTGCCCGACGAGAAGAACGTGGAGCCGAACTACGGCGACCACCGCTTCGACTGGGAGGATCGCGTGGGGAAGTGGATGCCCATCGCCTCGGGCGAGGAGGGCTTCGCACCCATCCGCATCCATCAGGACATGAGGGTGCTCGTCAGCGCCATCGGCGCGGACGAGATGCTGTACTACGACCTCGATCCGGCGCGCCAGGCCTACCTCATCCAGATCGAAGGCGAAGGCATGGTGAACGGCAACGAGCTGGCCGAGGGCGACGCGGCCGAGATCACCGCCACGCGCGAGATCACGGTCCGCGCGAAGACGCCGTCGCACTATATCTTGTTCGACATGGCCGCCGACGAGGCGTGA
- a CDS encoding DUF4097 domain-containing protein yields MSKGKKTLLIVATALVVGGCAISFGAFAAAGFNPENLSTEARNWTSTTKTFDPEAESPHTAIVLRDAGENVRFEATDGDAIEVTYWTNERKRFDVADSGGTIAIEGSRESYIGIMMIGSFEDHTTVVKVPRSYTGTLDIDLMGGNVDIAGLEDLSSVTAKTASGDIGLARLVANDVVTSAASGNVQATDVRCSYLSATTMSGNVQLSDIEASEIVKLDTASGGQLLRGVSTLALDAHMGSGDVLATEVSATDAKFDAVSGNVSVSFAGSDSEYAIEASSVSGDVHSPAGSSTASRHVSAHTMSGNVTLTFSGGGASVNSGGDGTPNSSSVPEAPEAPDAPTAPEAPAAPTL; encoded by the coding sequence ATGTCTAAAGGTAAGAAGACATTGCTCATCGTCGCAACGGCCCTCGTCGTCGGAGGCTGCGCCATCTCCTTCGGCGCGTTCGCGGCAGCCGGGTTCAACCCTGAGAACCTGTCGACCGAAGCCCGCAACTGGACGTCCACCACGAAGACGTTCGATCCCGAGGCGGAAAGCCCCCACACCGCCATCGTCTTGCGCGACGCGGGCGAGAACGTGCGCTTCGAGGCGACCGACGGCGACGCCATCGAGGTGACGTACTGGACGAACGAACGGAAGCGCTTCGACGTGGCGGACAGCGGCGGCACCATCGCCATCGAGGGCTCGCGCGAATCGTACATCGGCATCATGATGATAGGATCGTTCGAGGATCACACCACCGTCGTGAAGGTGCCGCGCAGCTACACCGGCACGCTCGACATCGACCTCATGGGAGGCAACGTGGATATCGCCGGCCTGGAGGACCTGAGCTCCGTCACGGCGAAGACCGCGAGCGGCGACATCGGGCTCGCCCGCCTCGTCGCGAATGACGTCGTGACGAGCGCGGCCAGCGGCAACGTGCAGGCGACGGACGTTCGGTGCTCGTACCTGAGCGCCACCACGATGAGCGGCAACGTGCAACTCTCCGACATCGAAGCGTCCGAGATCGTGAAGCTCGACACCGCGAGCGGCGGCCAGCTGTTGCGGGGCGTGAGCACCCTCGCCCTCGATGCGCACATGGGCAGCGGCGACGTTCTGGCGACGGAGGTGTCCGCCACCGACGCGAAGTTCGACGCCGTAAGCGGCAACGTGAGCGTCTCGTTCGCCGGATCGGACAGCGAGTACGCCATCGAGGCCTCGTCGGTGAGCGGCGACGTGCACTCCCCGGCCGGCAGCTCCACGGCGTCGCGCCACGTGAGCGCCCATACGATGAGCGGCAACGTGACGCTCACGTTCTCCGGCGGCGGCGCGAGCGTCAACAGCGGCGGCGACGGCACGCCGAACTCGTCGTCCGTCCCGGAAGCTCCGGAGGCCCCCGATGCCCCCACGGCGCCCGAAGCTCCCGCAGCTCCGACCCTCTAA
- a CDS encoding DUF1700 domain-containing protein: MNKTEFLDALRRALGKLPSYEVEQSIAFYAEMIDDRVEDGMGEQEAVAALGPVDAIAAQIIAETPAIPKAIAKANTGSRTLNIVLLAILSPIWVTLALAFVVAVFSIYMAIWAVVVALWAVVVALLVCAPVGVFGLAWCAAIGFPLSGIWIFGCGLACAGMGLFSWFGVLAASKGLINLTHSFARWVKGLFIKLQRNDASPIAPEGAAHV; this comes from the coding sequence ATGAACAAGACCGAGTTCTTGGATGCGCTGCGGCGCGCGCTCGGCAAGCTGCCGTCGTACGAGGTGGAGCAATCGATCGCGTTCTACGCCGAGATGATCGACGATCGCGTGGAGGACGGCATGGGCGAGCAGGAGGCCGTGGCAGCGCTCGGCCCAGTGGACGCCATCGCGGCGCAGATCATCGCCGAAACGCCGGCCATCCCGAAGGCCATCGCGAAGGCGAACACCGGCAGCCGCACGCTCAACATCGTGCTGCTGGCAATCCTCTCCCCCATCTGGGTGACGCTGGCGCTGGCGTTCGTCGTCGCGGTGTTCTCCATCTATATGGCCATTTGGGCCGTCGTCGTAGCGCTGTGGGCCGTGGTGGTCGCGCTGCTGGTGTGCGCGCCCGTCGGCGTGTTCGGCCTCGCCTGGTGCGCGGCCATCGGATTCCCCCTCTCGGGCATCTGGATCTTCGGCTGCGGCTTGGCCTGCGCGGGCATGGGGCTGTTCTCCTGGTTCGGCGTCCTCGCCGCAAGCAAGGGCCTCATCAACCTCACGCACTCGTTCGCCCGCTGGGTGAAGGGGCTGTTCATCAAGCTGCAGCGCAACGACGCCAGCCCGATCGCACCGGAAGGAGCAGCCCATGTCTAA
- a CDS encoding PadR family transcriptional regulator: MDAQLKRGFLDVCVLASINRQDSYGYQIVKDVPSSLHLTESTLYPLLKRLETAGLLTVYAVEHNGRLRKYYRITPAGVTYLDEFLKEWDDVLDVYEYVKRGANR, encoded by the coding sequence ATGGATGCACAATTGAAGCGAGGGTTTCTCGATGTCTGCGTGCTCGCATCGATCAACCGCCAAGACTCGTACGGATACCAGATCGTCAAAGACGTGCCGTCGAGCCTGCATCTTACGGAATCGACGTTGTATCCCCTGCTCAAACGATTGGAAACAGCAGGATTGCTGACGGTGTACGCCGTTGAGCACAACGGACGTCTGCGCAAGTACTATCGCATCACGCCCGCCGGGGTCACCTACCTCGACGAGTTTTTGAAGGAATGGGACGACGTTTTGGACGTCTACGAGTATGTGAAACGAGGTGCCAACCGATGA
- a CDS encoding helix-turn-helix transcriptional regulator: protein MGNAVDGRSDARGFSAFLARHLPLFSINFLGLVAVRIWIQADLYDRYTSTDSGIITIAANLLRAVLILVMLAIIARRGFSPKAQNALSLVSAAAMTAASALFLLESVYPSQTLVASACALAGFGIIWGGGMWMCFYVRLRPAEALLYAFLSLAASSFLGLFLGIVPENVALLAAILMPTLSCIAFKRAQALLDARADREAPGVREDAARPPEPVYDREPRSTFVRLLAGVALFNLALGIARGFPSGASIELPLLFQALHQVGAVALSLGVIGWALVAGRTLKFSSLWNVAVTLVVAGVLTLASMSEPLAPFGAMLIAAANTFSLGLLWYSCYDIARHSSWAPYAILGLGWVAHILPRELGRALIWVVEPHSAAAVGITTVIVLLLAVSMALLLGDSIPRTRPLFADFRTRGGGIASSIAAHAQAALAGGGAAADTDAAGDTLTRQLEQLKRRYFLTEREHEVVALLARGRSKTAIGEKLFLSENTVKTYVKNVYAKLDVHTKQELLDRIDEQPLD, encoded by the coding sequence ATGGGAAACGCGGTTGACGGACGATCGGATGCACGGGGGTTCTCCGCGTTCCTCGCGCGGCACCTGCCGCTCTTCTCGATCAACTTCCTGGGCCTCGTGGCCGTGCGCATCTGGATCCAAGCCGACCTGTACGATCGCTACACCTCAACCGACTCGGGGATCATCACCATCGCGGCCAACCTGCTGCGCGCCGTGCTCATCCTGGTCATGCTCGCCATCATCGCGCGCCGCGGGTTCTCGCCCAAGGCGCAGAACGCCCTGAGCCTCGTCTCGGCCGCCGCCATGACGGCGGCGAGCGCGCTGTTCCTGCTGGAGAGCGTGTACCCCAGCCAGACGCTCGTCGCGTCGGCGTGCGCGCTGGCCGGGTTCGGCATCATCTGGGGCGGCGGCATGTGGATGTGCTTCTACGTTCGCCTGCGCCCCGCAGAGGCGCTGCTGTACGCGTTCCTGTCGCTTGCGGCCAGCTCGTTTCTGGGGCTGTTCCTCGGCATCGTCCCCGAAAACGTGGCGCTCCTCGCAGCCATCCTCATGCCCACGTTGTCCTGCATCGCGTTCAAGCGCGCGCAGGCGCTGCTCGACGCGCGCGCAGACCGCGAGGCGCCGGGCGTCCGCGAGGATGCCGCGCGCCCGCCCGAGCCGGTGTACGATCGGGAACCGCGTTCCACCTTCGTGCGGCTGCTCGCCGGCGTCGCGCTGTTCAACCTGGCCCTCGGCATCGCGCGCGGCTTCCCCTCGGGAGCCTCCATCGAGCTTCCCCTCCTCTTCCAGGCCCTCCACCAAGTCGGGGCGGTCGCGCTCTCGCTCGGCGTGATCGGCTGGGCGCTCGTGGCGGGGCGCACGCTCAAGTTCTCATCACTGTGGAACGTCGCCGTCACGCTCGTGGTGGCCGGCGTGCTGACGCTCGCCTCCATGAGCGAGCCCCTGGCGCCCTTCGGCGCCATGCTCATCGCGGCGGCGAACACGTTCTCGCTCGGGCTTTTGTGGTACAGCTGCTACGACATCGCGCGCCACAGCAGCTGGGCGCCGTACGCCATCCTCGGGCTGGGATGGGTCGCGCACATCCTGCCGCGCGAGCTGGGACGCGCGCTCATCTGGGTCGTCGAGCCCCACTCGGCGGCAGCCGTCGGCATCACCACCGTCATCGTCCTTCTGCTGGCGGTGAGCATGGCGCTGCTTTTGGGCGACTCCATCCCGCGCACGCGCCCCCTGTTCGCCGATTTCCGCACGCGCGGAGGGGGCATCGCGAGCAGCATAGCCGCCCATGCGCAGGCGGCGCTTGCCGGCGGCGGCGCGGCTGCGGACACCGACGCCGCCGGCGACACGCTGACGCGCCAGCTCGAGCAGCTGAAGCGGCGCTACTTCCTCACGGAGCGCGAGCACGAGGTGGTGGCCCTGCTCGCGCGCGGGCGCAGCAAGACCGCCATCGGCGAGAAGCTGTTCCTGTCCGAGAACACGGTGAAGACCTACGTCAAGAACGTGTACGCGAAGCTCGACGTCCACACCAAGCAGGAGCTCCTCGACCGCATCGACGAGCAGCCCCTCGACTAG
- a CDS encoding flavocytochrome c gives MTKGDQNIQTTAMGGRAIGRRDFLRGAIGSGVLAAMSMAGLSGCAPSQASASEARDGGSYDVIVVGAGGAGMTAAMSAHDGGARVILLEKMAVAGGNTCFAEGGMNACCTKLQKEEGIEDSVDLFASDTFKGGHDLGNMDLIRYMCENSNAAIERLAERGMNLTKISTSGGASVPRIHRPEDGSAVGKYLVKHMCEQCAQRGVDAVTHMGVQEILIGDDGNIAGVRALDDRSGHLVDYHAPAIVIAAGGFGANHEMLAQYRPELREAVTTNQPGAQGDGILLGQAAGGDIVDIEQIQVHPTVEQSTSILLSEGIRGDGAILVNADGNRFTDELLTRDVVSAAEWAQPGGWAFAVFDRKVYDENKSIKEKFEEKDLALSSDTLEGLCELMGVDAANFAATMEAYNGAIADDVDDPFGRWKSRYPIDEAPFYAIKVAPGIHHTMGGLRIDTEARVLDASGDPIPGLFAAGEVTGGIHGGNRLGGNAICDINVFGHRAAESVLEFLGR, from the coding sequence ATGACGAAGGGCGATCAGAACATCCAGACCACCGCGATGGGCGGCAGGGCCATCGGACGACGAGACTTCCTGCGCGGGGCGATCGGCTCGGGCGTGCTCGCGGCCATGTCGATGGCGGGGCTCTCCGGATGCGCGCCGAGCCAGGCGAGCGCGAGCGAGGCGCGCGACGGCGGGTCGTACGACGTGATCGTCGTCGGGGCCGGCGGCGCGGGCATGACGGCTGCCATGAGCGCGCACGACGGCGGCGCGCGCGTCATCCTTCTGGAGAAGATGGCCGTGGCGGGCGGCAACACCTGCTTCGCCGAGGGCGGCATGAACGCCTGCTGCACCAAGCTGCAGAAGGAGGAGGGCATCGAGGACAGCGTGGACCTGTTCGCGTCCGACACGTTCAAGGGAGGCCACGATCTGGGCAACATGGATCTCATCCGCTACATGTGCGAGAACTCCAACGCCGCCATCGAGCGCCTCGCCGAGCGCGGCATGAACCTCACGAAGATCTCCACGTCCGGCGGCGCGTCGGTGCCGCGCATCCATCGCCCCGAAGACGGAAGCGCCGTGGGCAAGTACCTGGTCAAGCATATGTGCGAGCAGTGCGCCCAGCGCGGCGTCGACGCCGTCACCCACATGGGCGTGCAGGAGATCCTCATCGGCGACGACGGGAACATCGCCGGCGTGCGGGCGCTCGACGACCGCAGCGGCCACCTCGTCGACTACCACGCTCCCGCCATCGTCATCGCCGCGGGCGGGTTCGGCGCGAACCACGAGATGCTGGCGCAGTACCGTCCCGAGCTGCGCGAGGCCGTGACCACGAACCAGCCCGGCGCGCAGGGCGACGGCATCCTGCTCGGCCAGGCCGCAGGCGGCGACATCGTGGACATCGAGCAGATCCAGGTGCACCCCACCGTCGAGCAGAGCACGTCGATCCTCTTGAGCGAGGGCATCCGCGGCGACGGCGCCATCCTCGTGAACGCCGACGGCAACCGCTTCACCGACGAGCTGCTCACGCGCGACGTGGTGTCGGCCGCCGAATGGGCGCAGCCCGGCGGTTGGGCGTTCGCCGTGTTCGACCGCAAGGTCTACGACGAGAACAAGAGCATCAAGGAGAAGTTCGAGGAGAAGGACCTCGCCCTCTCCTCCGACACGCTCGAGGGCCTGTGCGAGCTCATGGGCGTCGACGCGGCCAACTTCGCGGCCACGATGGAAGCGTACAACGGCGCGATAGCCGACGACGTCGACGACCCGTTCGGCCGTTGGAAGAGCCGCTACCCCATCGACGAGGCGCCGTTCTACGCCATCAAGGTGGCGCCGGGCATCCACCACACGATGGGCGGCCTGCGCATCGACACCGAGGCGCGCGTGCTGGACGCGAGCGGAGACCCCATCCCCGGCCTGTTCGCGGCCGGCGAGGTGACGGGCGGCATCCACGGCGGCAACCGCCTTGGCGGCAACGCCATCTGCGACATCAACGTCTTCGGCCACCGCGCCGCGGAAAGCGTGCTGGAGTTCCTCGGCCGCTAA
- the gatC gene encoding Asp-tRNA(Asn)/Glu-tRNA(Gln) amidotransferase subunit GatC has protein sequence MTQHLTERDVRGIAEYARIGLSGDEVAQMTADLNAIIDSLKPITEYDLEGVEPTFHPIGGLSNVMREDVEAPSFTQDTALENAPKQQDGSFLIPSILGEGGDR, from the coding sequence ATGACCCAGCATCTCACCGAGCGCGACGTCCGCGGCATCGCGGAATACGCGCGCATCGGGTTGTCGGGCGACGAGGTGGCGCAGATGACCGCCGACCTCAACGCCATCATCGACAGCCTGAAGCCCATCACCGAATACGACCTCGAAGGAGTGGAGCCCACGTTCCACCCCATCGGCGGCCTTTCCAACGTCATGCGCGAGGACGTCGAAGCGCCCTCCTTCACGCAGGATACGGCGCTCGAGAACGCGCCGAAGCAACAGGACGGCAGCTTCCTCATCCCGTCGATCCTCGGAGAGGGGGGCGATCGCTGA
- the gatA gene encoding Asp-tRNA(Asn)/Glu-tRNA(Gln) amidotransferase subunit GatA translates to MASSAPAFAAMSVREVRAGLAAKDFSAREIAESSLARVRALDGATHAFLETTEQLALEQAAALDAAVAVGTLDACGPLAGVPVAFKDNMNLKGTHTTCSSTMLANYVSPYTATCVERTINAGGIPLGKLNMDEFAFGSSTETSAFGPTRNPWDLARVPGGSSGGSAAAVGAGLATITLGSDTGGSIRQPGSFCGTVAVKPTYGVVSRYGVVAFGSSLDQVGPFTRSVEDAAYALGAIAGRDALDCTSQAVDVDFTANLAEGVRGMRIGVVPAFMEARGLTDEVKAKVEEAVEHLRALGADIVEVELPNAQAAMSAYYVLGPCEAFSNLARFDSVRYGYCDPGHKDLGGQYEASRAKGFGPEARRRIMLGSYLLSAGVYDTYYYPAQQVRTLITQDYARAYEQVDCIVAPVSPRTAFTFGEVSDPTDMYLSDMFTISINIAGNGGMSLPVGLGAQTQLPVGVQLISPQFKDENMLRVAAALETVYGPAPVAPAFAPGRPLPEGSTANIPDAADAVSGVDLPGLLDDGKAGE, encoded by the coding sequence ATGGCTTCCTCCGCACCCGCGTTCGCCGCGATGAGCGTGCGCGAGGTCCGCGCCGGCCTCGCCGCCAAGGACTTCTCGGCCCGCGAGATCGCCGAGAGCTCGCTTGCGCGCGTGCGCGCGCTCGACGGCGCCACGCACGCGTTCCTCGAGACCACCGAGCAGCTGGCGCTCGAGCAGGCGGCCGCCCTCGATGCCGCCGTGGCCGTCGGCACGCTGGACGCGTGCGGGCCTCTGGCCGGCGTGCCCGTGGCGTTCAAGGACAACATGAACCTGAAGGGCACGCACACCACGTGCTCGTCGACCATGCTCGCCAACTACGTGTCGCCCTACACGGCCACGTGCGTCGAGCGCACGATCAACGCCGGCGGCATCCCGCTCGGCAAACTCAACATGGACGAGTTCGCGTTCGGCTCCTCCACGGAGACGAGCGCCTTCGGCCCCACCCGCAACCCGTGGGACCTCGCCCGCGTGCCCGGCGGCTCGTCGGGCGGCAGCGCGGCGGCCGTGGGCGCGGGCCTGGCCACCATCACGCTGGGCAGCGACACGGGCGGCTCCATCCGCCAGCCCGGCAGCTTCTGCGGCACCGTGGCCGTCAAGCCCACTTACGGCGTGGTCAGCCGCTACGGCGTGGTGGCCTTCGGCAGCTCGCTTGACCAGGTGGGCCCGTTCACGCGCTCGGTGGAGGACGCGGCGTATGCGCTGGGCGCCATCGCCGGCCGCGACGCGCTCGACTGCACGAGCCAGGCCGTGGACGTCGACTTCACGGCGAACCTGGCCGAGGGCGTGCGCGGCATGCGCATCGGCGTGGTGCCCGCGTTCATGGAGGCCCGCGGTCTCACCGACGAGGTGAAGGCCAAGGTGGAGGAGGCCGTCGAGCACCTGCGCGCGCTCGGCGCCGACATCGTCGAGGTGGAGCTGCCGAACGCGCAAGCCGCGATGAGCGCCTACTACGTGCTGGGCCCCTGCGAGGCGTTCAGCAACCTCGCGCGCTTCGACTCGGTGCGCTACGGCTACTGCGATCCCGGCCACAAGGACCTCGGCGGCCAGTACGAGGCCAGCCGCGCCAAGGGCTTCGGCCCCGAGGCGCGCCGCCGCATCATGCTGGGCAGCTACCTTCTGTCCGCAGGCGTGTACGATACCTATTACTATCCGGCGCAGCAGGTGCGCACGCTCATCACGCAGGACTATGCGCGCGCCTACGAGCAGGTGGACTGCATCGTCGCGCCTGTGTCGCCGCGCACAGCGTTCACGTTCGGCGAGGTGAGCGATCCCACCGACATGTACCTGTCGGACATGTTCACCATCTCCATCAACATCGCGGGCAACGGCGGCATGAGCCTGCCGGTGGGCCTGGGCGCGCAGACGCAGCTGCCCGTGGGCGTGCAGCTGATCTCGCCGCAGTTCAAGGACGAGAACATGCTGCGCGTGGCCGCCGCGCTGGAAACCGTGTACGGCCCGGCCCCCGTGGCCCCGGCCTTCGCCCCCGGGCGACCCCTCCCGGAAGGCTCGACGGCGAACATCCCCGACGCCGCCGACGCGGTCTCCGGCGTCGACCTGCCCGGCCTGCTCGACGACGGAAAGGCGGGTGAGTAG
- the gatB gene encoding Asp-tRNA(Asn)/Glu-tRNA(Gln) amidotransferase subunit GatB, with translation MRKLEEVLQDWEAVIGLEIHAELTTLDTKMFCGCKLEFGAEPNTHTCPVCLGMPGALPVPNRAAIESIVLAGLATNCDIEKHSMFYRKTYMYPDMSKNYQTTQGPVAFCMRGHLDLDVDGAAAKERVDLDGLDVGESRGNVTRTADGYTAHVGITRIHMEEDAGKMVHIGGGEGRIAGATHSLVDYNRAGTPLTELVTEPDLRTPEEARLFMQKLRQIYLALGISDCSMEEGSMRCDGNVSLRRRGAKEFGVKTELKNMNSFKNLHDGLAYEICRQAEVLEEGGQIFQETRHWDPSAKRTIVMRVKETADDYRLFPDPDLAPYDLDDAWIDSVRAKLPELPDQKARRFEDAFGLSAYDARHLVEHRETSDFFEACMELAGPDAAKLAKPVANLVINDVTAYLNAADGVKLADTALSPARALELVRLQAEDAISSKQAKEVFAAVLDEDKDPAAIVEERGMKQVSDKGAIEAVIDAVLAANPDKVAQYQGGKTGLIGFFVGQCMKEMRGQGNPKLINELLAKKLG, from the coding sequence ATGAGGAAGCTCGAAGAGGTGCTGCAGGACTGGGAGGCCGTCATCGGCCTGGAAATCCATGCCGAGCTCACGACGCTCGACACCAAGATGTTCTGCGGCTGCAAGCTGGAGTTCGGCGCCGAGCCGAACACGCACACGTGCCCCGTGTGCCTCGGCATGCCCGGCGCGCTGCCCGTGCCGAACCGCGCGGCCATCGAGTCCATCGTGCTGGCGGGCCTGGCCACGAACTGCGACATCGAGAAGCACTCGATGTTCTACCGCAAGACCTACATGTACCCCGACATGTCGAAGAACTACCAGACCACGCAGGGCCCCGTCGCCTTCTGCATGCGCGGCCACCTCGACCTCGACGTGGACGGCGCGGCCGCGAAGGAGCGCGTCGACCTGGACGGGCTCGACGTGGGCGAGAGCCGCGGCAACGTGACGCGCACGGCGGACGGCTACACCGCCCACGTGGGCATCACGCGCATCCACATGGAGGAGGACGCGGGCAAGATGGTGCACATTGGCGGCGGCGAGGGCCGCATCGCCGGGGCCACGCACTCGCTCGTGGACTACAACCGCGCCGGCACGCCGCTCACCGAGCTCGTGACCGAGCCCGACCTGCGCACGCCCGAGGAGGCGCGCCTGTTCATGCAGAAGCTGCGCCAGATCTACCTGGCGCTCGGCATCTCCGACTGCTCGATGGAGGAGGGCAGCATGCGCTGCGACGGCAACGTGTCGCTGCGCCGCCGCGGCGCCAAGGAGTTCGGCGTCAAGACCGAGCTCAAGAACATGAACAGCTTCAAGAACCTCCACGACGGCCTGGCCTACGAGATCTGCCGCCAGGCGGAAGTGCTCGAGGAGGGCGGCCAGATCTTCCAGGAGACGCGGCACTGGGACCCGTCGGCCAAGCGCACCATCGTGATGCGCGTGAAGGAGACGGCCGACGACTACCGCCTGTTCCCCGACCCGGACCTCGCGCCCTACGACCTCGACGACGCGTGGATCGACTCAGTGCGCGCCAAGCTCCCGGAGCTGCCCGACCAGAAGGCGCGCCGCTTCGAGGACGCGTTCGGCCTGAGCGCTTACGATGCGCGCCACCTCGTGGAGCATCGCGAGACGTCCGACTTCTTCGAGGCGTGCATGGAGCTTGCCGGGCCGGACGCGGCCAAGCTGGCCAAGCCGGTGGCGAACCTCGTCATCAACGACGTGACCGCCTATCTGAACGCCGCAGACGGCGTGAAGCTCGCCGACACGGCGCTTTCGCCCGCCCGCGCGCTCGAGCTCGTGCGCTTGCAGGCCGAGGACGCGATCTCGTCCAAGCAGGCCAAAGAGGTGTTCGCGGCCGTGCTCGACGAGGACAAGGACCCGGCGGCCATCGTGGAGGAGCGCGGCATGAAGCAGGTGTCGGACAAGGGCGCCATCGAGGCCGTGATCGACGCGGTGCTTGCCGCGAACCCCGACAAGGTGGCGCAGTACCAGGGCGGCAAGACCGGTCTGATCGGGTTCTTCGTGGGCCAGTGCATGAAGGAGATGCGCGGCCAGGGCAACCCCAAGCTCATCAACGAGCTGTTGGCGAAGAAGCTCGGCTAA